From Daucus carota subsp. sativus chromosome 6, DH1 v3.0, whole genome shotgun sequence:
GTACTTCAACTAAAAGAGAAATCACATGAATTCAGTTGGCTATGATGACAAATTTATAGGATGATTTTTTGGCATAGCTTTGAGATCTTAAGAAACATAGAACAAACAGTATATGATCTGATTTAATTGTTCCTCGGTAAGTTAGCAGACCCAGACAAACAATCAGTATGCACTTCCAATGGTCATAACCCAGAAGAGGTGTCTTGTGGTTGGTGTTGGACATTAGAAAAGACatattgaaatgaaaaaaaattgaagaaacAAGTCCTGCCAAAGCTTGAATCAGCGTGTTGGTGTATTGAACAATAAGCTGGAGAAGATAGAAGGCGAGAAAGCAGAACTAGAGAATGCCTTGATTGTGAGTACACAATCTGTTGAAGCTGCAAACACTCAGCTTTTGGTTGGGGATTAGCCGTTAAACTCAGCTGTAATACACAGAAACTTCTCTCTGGGGGACAAATTAGCCGTTTCATATAACTAACAGAATGCAATCGGCtgctaaaaaatataaacatgacTCACGCGGGTGCCTATTATTAAAGCTTAAATATTTTtgtgcaaaaaaattataactgaCGCCATCTTACTGCAATTAAGTCTAATATCAATACTTAAGTTTCACGACTTCCATACATATCTTGCTCCTTGCTTTTAGTTTTTCTTTTGCCTGctgattaaattttaatttgtaaattcaGGAATATAATCCACAAGACAAGGAACGATGTCGAGGCCAGAACTTCAAGCACCACCAGAGATATTCTATGATGATACTGAAGCTCGCAAATACACATCCTCCTCTCGTATTATGGAGATTCAGGTTATTGTTGTCTAGATTAATAAATGTCATATtgacttgtatatatttttaccaCTCACAATTTTTGTATTTTCGTTATTGATCATCATCCTCACTGTGCCTgtaatatattgaaataaatagGCCCAACTTTCAGAGAGGGCAATTGAACTTCTTGCACTGCCTGATGATGATGTTCCGAGATTACTCCTTGATATTGGTAAGTGGTAACTCAGCCTCCCCACTAAGGTCTCTTCCCACCTTCCTTTCTTTGTATGTGGGGATCATTTCATTACATTCATATATCCATACTTGATTGAGATCCCAGAATTTGTATGATCAATAACGGGGAAGCATAGTATTGATAGTCGCAATCATTGTTAtcaagtcgacgactagtcgacaagtcgttTTATAGGAAAAGTCCAACAACAACTTATTTAGTCTGGCGACTTATTTTCAACATATCAGTGTCTccctaatctttgtatcatttcaacttcacattattatttccTTCACGTCACTACTTTTTGGCTTCAGGCAATGTAATATATGTATCACTTTCAACATATAAGTATATccctaatctttgtatcatttcaacttcacattattatttctTTCCTATCACTACTTTCTGGCTTCAATTTATATGTGAACCAACAATCTGCTACGTCGTATACATCTCCCTGTTGCTTATTATCTGTTACTTTTGATTCAAACTATAAACTGATGTGTgctcaactatattttatattaaatctagtaaaaatatgtataagaatgacttgtcgactttttacgactagtcgggcgacttgtcgactagtcgattcCAAGGTATTTGGGCGCCGAGGCTCGACTTGGCGCTGTGATAAGCTTGGTCGCGATATGGACAATATGGTGTCCAACTAGAATGGTGTAGTGTCGATGCTGATATAATGTTTAATCATATAAGATGATATGGAGAAGATATTGCACATATCATCTTATATGTCTTGTATGGTCTATGGTCTAGCACTAGAGAGCCAAGGGTTAAAGGTTTCATAGCAGAGTCTGTCTTTGTTTTCACTGGACCTTAAGAGCAAGAACAGGAGGCTTGTCTGAAATGTCTCGTCATTTGATATACTTCTCCTGGTCTTTCCCAGCACGAGACTTGGCTCCCTAACTACAAAAGTACAAGTGCAATCTATTTTGTGCAAATTTATATCCTATTGGCTGTCAAAATCAGTGGAAGCATTAAAAGTACTTCACTGTATTTCAAGATCAATGGTTCAAAGCATGAAATCACGTGGCATTACGGAAGTTGCCCGTGTCTGCAtctgtttttaattttgatgtTCTTAGTAAGGACTCATATCTTACATTAGCAGGATGTCTTTAGTTATGTTACTTCATTTTAAAGTAAGCTTTCAAGAACCGGGACATGTATTCGGATttcttgaaatataaaataatcaattaaaagcTCCTCATGTTGTATGAAATTGAATAGTTGAGTACTGAATATTTTACTCTTTTTAATATCGGCGAATTCAGTACAATTATGTACAGTACACAACTAAACATTCCAGAAAAACCGAATGTAGTTCTTATGGAAGTGCTAGCATCTAGCTTCTTATTAAAGCAGTTATAATAGTCGTGAAATGTAATGGGTGTTTGCTGGTTAACTTGCGCTCTTTTCACTATTGTATTTGCTTAAAGTTGCAAAGCTAAATGCTGCTATATTGGTCCTTTGTAGGCTGTGGATCAGGGCTTAGCGGGGAAACATTGTCAGAGTACGGACACCAGTGGATCGGGTTAGATATATCAGAATCGATGCTTAGTATGTAAAGCTTTTACGTTGTTATCAATTCAAGTTGTTACTGtttgttttaagcttgcatcttTCTTTTTGGTCGCATGGTTCTGTTCGATAACAATATCCTCTAATATCAGATATAGCGAGGGAGCGTGAAGTCGAGGGGGATCTTATATTAGGTGACATGGGTCAGGTAAAGTAGTTTTCCACACAATTTATTGTAGAAATCTGTTTAAGGTGGCTATGTACAGGGCAGAAAATCCCTCTTGAGGTGAAGCTTGACCCTTGAGTTTAACTCCCTGTTATGCATTGCTGAATTTGAAACAGATATTAGAATACACAACAAGGATTATCCTTTTTTGATATCTTTCCTCTGATTATATTGTGAAAAGTCTAGGGGTTtgatttatgttgtgtttggttgaagCGAATGGAAAGGGGAAGGAGTGGAATAAATAATTGTGATCATTTAAGGAAAGAGTGTGCAAGGAAAATGAGTAGGAAGGAGAGTGGCATTCGGCATTCCTTCTGAAATTGTTGGGTCGAAGCTctagtttaaataattttggaacGGAGTGGAACTTGATAATATTTACCATGAAATAGTAAAAGTTTTATCCGAGTCCCTCCCAGGTTTATCCACCCCAACGAAAAGCAAAATATAAAATCAGGGTTATGAATTGGGTTCTAGATGACATTCTTCGCTAGACTCCAAACAAATACTAGAATATGCAGCAGATTGAATTGTcctgttagagcatctccaaccatagaaaacccttggctaaaaagtgagttggcatgccaaaaataaaaaatatagccaacctctTGAAAAAAATACTCTCCAACCATACTCATCCCTTGTCTTTAATTTTAGCCAACCACATTGGAGATGCTTTTTAGGATGTCTTTTATGATATACGCATAAGGTTTAGAATTGAGGTCTTATATTGGGGTGTTTAGTTAATCATTCTTTTGCAACTCATGACCAGTAGTACTGCATTAGCAACTTAAGTAAGGGGGGCTAAAAATAACGTGGCACAGGGTGACATATAACATGTCAAGTACTCTTTGGCACATAGGGCTGTTAATGGAGCCAAGCGATTGGCTGAACAATATAAAATGTTAGTTTAATTTGATTTGTCAGTCATATTTACTCGAGCTTATTCTATAGTTCTGATTTTTTATATAGTtcttatcattttataaagtAATTATTATTGCATAGTTCTGATTATTTATTTCGTTATATATTCTAGGGTTTAGGACTTCGACCTGGAGTTATTGATGGTGCCATCAGCATATCGGCTGTTCAGGTCTGATTCTATGTTCACCGTGACTGTTGACTTTAATTGTAACTACATTACTCTTTTATGTTCATGACTATCCACTTCCATGCGTGTACGGAATCTTAAATTGTAAACCACCTTCTTCAAATTAAATTGGATGTCTTTTCGTACCTAGTTTTTGGTTTTGATGGCTCTGGTAATTAGCCATGTGTTTTAAATATCAGTTTTCTTGGCATTGAACGTCAAGATGCCCAATTTTTTTATGGCTGATGATGTGACTATGCAGTGGCTTTGCAATGCGGACAAATCCTCTCATGAACCCCGATTAAGACTAAAGTATGCTTTCTCTCTCCTGAATCTAGCGGTGCTTCCTAATCAGATAAAATTAATATGCTTAGTGTTATTCTTGGTTGAGCCTTCAGCCTTCAGGATTTCATTTATTCAAACTTTACATGTTTGCAACAATATCATATTTCAGGGCTTTCTTTGGGTGTTTATATCGATGTTTAGCTAGGGGAGCAAGGGCTGTACTGCAAGTATATCCTGAGAATATTGCTCAGCGTGAATTGATACTTAGTTTTGCTATGCGGGCTGGGTTTGCTGGTGGCGTGGTTGTCGACTACCCTCACAGGTATACATTATAATTGCATTTAATTGCATTTGCTATATCTTTTGTATTCTTTActtttttatgatttatagtAAATTTCCTAAAAGCCCTGTGTTTTGCTAAAATCATAGAGAATCGGctctttaaaaatattgtaataataCCTCATGTATAGTTAGTGAAATGTACTTTAATACTTTTCTGAGTAATGTATAAAAAAGCTACATGTACGGAAGAGACGGGCATTGGGTTGTAGATTGTAATTGAGCCAGTCAATATAGTCAGGGAATACCCGGGCTTGAGCTTAGAAATTTGTTCAGGAAAATAAATTCTTAGCTTGTTCTCTTATGAGAATTTCTCACAACCCTCTTACAAAGCTTCCCATATATGTTGTTGATGAACAATGTTCAAGAACATtagttagaaaaaaaataattgaaatttaaCGAGcatcttatttattttgtttgaaaatggaaAATAATGAATGACTGTTCAGGAGCTCGCTCATGTTTCAGTTAACAATCATAGTGGCTTACCACATGGAAAAGGTTACAATATAAGTGAAATTGCAATATATCTGAATTGAAACAAGGAAGCTCTTGGCTAAATGGTCTTATAAAAGCAGACACGCAAGTAACCATATCCTGAAATTACAGGTAGAAGCATTATTCTTGTTGATAGTAAAGGTCTGATACTTATTTTGATGGAACAGTTCAAAGAGCAGAAAGGAATACCTTGTGCTCACTTGTGGCCCCCCCTCTCTCAGTAGTGCTACACCAAAAGCAAAAGGTGAAGACGGAGAGAGCTGTTCTGAAGATGACAGCAGTGCAGATGAAGAAAATCCAACTGTAAGTCCACATACTGTAATCTGGAGAGATTTTAAATACCAGAGCCCTCTTTTGGAAGTCAACAAAAACCTGTTGTAACCCAGTATTACTAGCCTCTCACCTTTGGTAGCCAACTTTTTCCCTGTAGGTTTGCATTTCCGACAGGCATAGACCAAGGAAGAAGCAAAAGGTCAACAAGAAGGGAAAAGGAAGAAATTGGGTGCTAAAGAAAAAGGAGCAGATGAGGAAAAAAGGAAATGTAGTACCTCCTGATACAAAGTACACTGCACGGAAAAGGAAAGCTCGTTTTTGAAACCCCCCTCCCCCAATGGGTCTTATCTCTATTTATCACATTTGCTTGTACCAGCACATCTGAGAATTGATCGAGGAATTTTGGTTGCATCCTCTATCTTGCCTTTTATTTAAACAAATGTCAGTTGGTGACCCTATATTGATTTCAAGGGAATTAAATCTTTATTGATATTGTTCAGGTCAACTAGATTATCTGTATGATGAAATATGAATGCATGTTAGGAGATAAGAAAGTGCTCCCAAGTACTCTACTTCCTAGTAATATTATAGTTGAAATGTTCGAAAAATCATACGTATTTAAATGCGTGGTCCAATTTTTgtgcttttaaatatattacaatttaatatttaaaatttaggtctCAAGAGTCGAGAGGAAAGTGCTAAACAGGTTCgcggaatttttttattataattaccGAAGATAAATGAGTTggctattataaaatataaatataaagttaAAGAGAGATGATGTGGACtgttacaaataaatataaatggattaaaaaaaatatgtatatgggTTAGTTACGTTAGAAGCCCgatgttttaataaaatatacatatactgggttatatgtattaaatatattgaatataaaacaaaaaataggaaAAGCATAAGTGTTTTTTATtatgttataattttgtataaaaatttaatttaatttaattatatttaaaaagattattttaatttagtcAGATAAAATCAAGTACCAAATAGATTTTCAACATATCATTACTTGATGAtttgtaataaattaaattaataaaattaaaatacaattatGAAGAATTaagtcaaattaattaaatactacTTCTTccgtttttttctattttttccgTTTTGATATTTCGGAACTATTCATAGCatgagataaattattaatttacgtcaaatttataaaactaatataatCGTATTCAATAAGTAGTTTAAtacaatgaaaattttatatttgatattaaaatgaaattaaCAATATTAATGATCAAGAATGTGTGTATTTGGAAACGTGTTAAAGGCAAATATGGAAAGTAATATAACGTGTTAAAGGCAAATATGGAAAGTAACATGGGACGGAGGAGTACAGAGGATAAAAGAATGGTTAGGagagaaattttaaaaagaaagaaaagaaagagggGGAGAGTAGAGAATTATTGAACAAGAAAGTTGGGTCCTAAAACCCCCCTGAAAAAAGAACCCTAGGGGTTAGCTGCAACTGCAAGGGGAAAATTCAACAAACTTCCGAGCATACAAATTCCACATCAGAGCAGGTAACTGTCTTTGCGTTGTAATTCATTATTTGCCTAATTCGAGTTATAATATCTTCAATTTGATTTCTGCAGGCACGGCAACGGCATGGATGAACAAGAAGGGAAGATGTTGACATTGGTGGCCAGAAAAGCTTGCTTTGGCCTTCCTACTGCTTGCCCTTCTTGTTTGCCTGTTTACGTCTTTCTCAAATTTACGGGCATTCCCTTTCTTTTTAACTATAATCTTGCATATCCCGATTctggtactctctctctctctctctctctctctctctctctcccccccccccccctccctccctccctccctccctccctcctctgTATATTCTacagatttatttatattatgttatCTATACTCAATTTAAGAACTATCTGTACTATCTCTACTAGTTTTTACCCAGtaaattttgtatgttttttaattttgccAGTCCAGATTCCTTATGTTGAGACTGGCGAATGCTACGTTGCATATAATAATGAGAATGGCGGGGTTATTGACACTCTTAAGCAAGATGGTATTGCTGATTTGGATTCTGGACTGGATGCTATCCCTGAGTGGATTTCCATGAAGGCTATGATTACTTCCTGGCTTGCTGATGCGGTCATGTATGAACTTTGGATGGGTTCTGATGGAACTTCTGCACGCAAGATTTACTATTCAGATCTCCCTTGGCCTATATCTAAATTCTTGTACTATAAACAAGTAACTATTGCAAAACAACTACTTGGCATTACAAAAGAAAATGCTGATCAAAGAGAGAAAGAGGTATTCTCACCATCTATATTTTTGTCACACCAATTTAACTTGTATTTATGTAGTTGCTATTTTAACTGGGAAGCGAAATATTTTTATGTGGAGCAAACTTGAAATCCTGTTTATTGGGCCACACTGCAGTATATGATCTTATCTTTTGTCTGTTTTTTGCCTTCTAAACCCTTGGTTCCATAGATGCACATGTTTTACAATAATCTCTAAATAAACCACTATATTCTCCTATACAGATTTACAGGAAAGCAACCAAGGCTTACGAGGCTTTGTCTGCCAGGCTAGGTGAAGATTTATACTTCTTTGAAAGCAGGTAATATCTTAATACATAATGTTACCACTATAACAGGTTGCAGATCATCTACTTCTTATATGGATCAAGTCTTGGTCATGGATAAGTGAGTAATTTGAAGTTGTTTTAATACTACCCTTCATTTTGTCTGAAGCAGGCCTACAAGTCTAGATGCTTTACTTCTTGGGCATGTACTCTTTACCCTCCATGCTTTACCGGTGAGTTGTTCTTTGGATTATAATCTTTAAAAGATTATAGAAGCTAATTTAAGGGAATTCATCAGTTTGTTGCTAAGCCTGTCAGTACATtgcaaattaattaataatttttttggttaCTAGTGGAAATGATTATAGTTATAAGACATGAATTAGTTTTCTTATACTTTGAATGATGGTGCTAATGAGCCAATCTGGTGGAGAAAGCCAAAAAGACCTAATTTTCACAAAGGTAATTTTACTTTATGTGTTAAGTAGTAGCTACAGCAGATGAAACAGTTTTGTACTTTTGTGTGATATGTTGGATGATGGTTAGATATTTTGGTTTATTATGCCACAGGGGTAGAAAGTGTTTATCTATTTGAAACAATGACCATGCGTAGGTGTATATTAACCTAAaaggaagagaaagaaaaaggaGAAAAATCCATTCCGCAGCCTTGTTGCAGTTTTTAGTTCAATCACCACAGATGGCAATAGGTCGAATATGGATTTATTTTGACCAAATCTAAATCCGATATATAAAACTTGAAATTAAAACCAGAACCAGATTCGATGGAATTCGGTTTACCTGAAACTTGAAAATGAAGAGGTAAAATCAAAAACctgaaaaatgaattaaaaaaatcattttgtataaatgttgtataaacaataaactctaTGTAATATGAAAAACATGTAATATGTTATGCATGATATATACTGCATatcatatatgaaatatattactAGCTTATAAACACATGTGAAGCACATGTAATCTGtaatatttcataatttcttgtttatttaatataattttaataatttaatatgattttaaataattataatgtaATGATTAACAGTAATTATAATcttcaattaaattaaaataaagtataaaaatgTATCTtttttgtaagttagaactaatgaaataaatatataattttaatattttattggcAGGATTCAAATCTTAGACCTTGAACTTTAGTAgcatcaaatataaatattaatttctatTTGATTAAGTGGCTATAATCAATTTAGACTAAGATATTTGAcagttataacttataactcAGCCATACCAAAGTACAAACCAATCGATCAAACTTTTGTATGTCTAACCGTAATTATATAGTATGATAAACTTATACATATgtagtataatataaaaatatttaatataatatataatatatgttatacaCCCACATTATGTTGTCAGCAGAGAAGATGTAACGCCGctagcttttttttttaaaggagTGCAATAGATTGCTTAAAATTAATTGTTCGATCATATTGtgttaattttcttaattaagGCATTTTACTGCTAAAAAAAACTTGTCCACCAAAATGCAATtaagtctatatatatatatatattatatttatatatatatattatatttagaataTTGTGTTTGGATCAGATGCAGATGAGATTTTGGATTTCAGTTCGGGTTTCGGTTCATGCACACTTCGAATCCAAATCGAAGCtattttggtttaaaaaaaataaattcaaatcctAAATTTTGGGTTCGGTAAAATCCAATTAGATCGAAACAGATCGGGTATCCTTCAGATTGgattattttgccatttctagtTATTACTGTGCTTTTTCCTCATCATTGTCTAATTGATAAGATAGTGCTGCCCTTACTGAAAGTAGTAATAAACTACTAAAATATCCGGCAATATTAGTTTTTGACCATGTCATTTTCAGGAAGCTCAAAACAATATACAGTAAAAGTTGAAACACTTATACGATATATGACGTCAATATCCTTGTGATAGAGTGAAGGTTATTGAATATCAATTATTCTTAGGTATTGTTTGGCATTGTTGTTGCGGACAACAAGAAcattttttgctgaaaagcaggttaATAACTGCTTGGTAAATCTGAAAACAGCTTTTTTTAAATGATAGTTTTTAGCTCAAAAGCCGCTTTCAggaaaagcaggtcctcccatgcttttacAAAAAGCTGTTTTTCACCTTTTGCTGGAAGCAACTATAGATTTTACTGTCAAAGCTCATAAGAAacgttttttttatatattataatccaaaatatgcaaataccaaaaaatttaccaaacaaCTATTTGATTTCTGCaacacttcttttttttttttaccggcATTTTTTCTGACAGAACAACAATTTTAACAGCACTCACAAACAGACCCTTGATCAATTTTGACTTTTGTTGTGTATGTAATGTTAATGTTTCTTTTAGACATTAAGCTTCACTGATGTCCAGAAGCAATTTAAGATTGTTTATCTTCACGATGGTCCTTCATGGTTAATTAGGAAACGTCTGATCTGAGGAGCAAGCTGTTGAGCCATACAAATCTAGTAAAGTCTGCTGATTGCTTCATGTCAAATTATGTTAATACTAGTAACTCAACATCTGGCTTACAATCCGGGGATCCATTGTCTTCTGGATCAGAATTTCAATCATATCAATCAACATCTAAATTTGGAGGAGGTTCATCAAACTGGCGTAAGTCACtctttttttaagtacttcaactagtttgtaataattttgaatatggAACGCCCTATTCCTATTAGTTTTCTTGATGGTCGCCATGATTATGATCTCTACGGCGCGTATCATTAAGGTTTAGGGTCTCAATTTTTAGAACAAGTCCATGATAATATCTGTTGCTTAGTATGACTATCtaaaattttgagttgaatTTGTGGCATAATCTGTTATGAAGGTTAGTCCGTATTCTTTCAAGTAGGATGAGCAACGCAGCTATGCTGGCTCTTTTAAAAGTATCTAACGAGGGGTCAAGGATCCAACTATATGTTTATAGTGTTTTTTGGGAGAGTAGCTACATGTCCTGTACTTAATGTTGAGCATGCAGTGATCATATTGAAAGAGGCTGAAATATAAGCCAAGCCTGACACggaacaagaaataattgaattaactcgtatatattatacattattATTTAGATTTAAAACTACCTATAACTGATTAGGTAATATTGTTAtattaagtatattttatatgaatattcTAGATTATAGTATACAAGTTAAACAAGGATTTGTTTCCTCTTACTCTTTTTGTCCcgaccatttctttacactctCCTTTCTCCCAATTGTTGACATttcaaacttattaaaattagtaaaattttacaatataatattaactACATTCACTACATTTAgccaaaaaacaaacaaactacATTCACCACTTTCCTCCACTATGctcactttatacattaaatatctaTAGGTCCCACCACATtaaccacttttctttctctttcctactactttatacatttttcttgatctctgtgcccaacccatttgtaaacaaatgagagggatgGGGGGAGTATTAATTATGGTAGTAGATAATATaaggatttatttttataatattaattggcTTTCAAATAGTGATTAATCTATATAAACTCTTGTAACCGTTCATTATTAGGTAGAGTCGAATATGAATTGATATATGTCTAAAAAATCTGTGGATTTACTCGTGACTCCACTCGTTCTCTGTGGAGATAGTTATGTTATTTATCCCCTCCTTTTACCATGCTTGTCCTCATCAAAGCCTCTAGCCTTGACAATAAAATCTCTCTGAAATAGTATGGACGGGACTGCTATACAGgtaaaaaaggaaaagaaattaaaaacttATGTACAAAAAGGTGTTCTGAGAAGAATCAAGCTTATGTATCTGCCTTGTCTATTTAAGCATGAAATAATggcatatgtatatgtatatgtatatgtacatatacatatatatatatatattcacactCCATGTCATGAGAAATATTTACCATCTGAAAAGAGGAAAAACCAGAGTCTTTTTATAAAGAAATACGTTGAGAAAGGGCAGATGTACACAACCTTTCAGCAAGATAGTGTTTTTTAACTCTCCTAAATGGAATCTATGCCGAACATATATACCATGGTTCCTTACTTAACAGAGCACGAATATCCAAATTGGatatttttagataatttttCAGGCCTATATATAATACATGTATGTGTGTGCGCTCGCCCGCGCATGTGTGAGCAAACATTTGTACATATAAATTAGCACAGGCAGGTTTTAGTCAGTTTAGGTGGGAATTTCTGTTTTGCTTAGCTGGCAGTACTAGTGGTAGTAGTGCTCCAGGTTGATTAATGAATGGATTTGTTCAACATGGGTCTTCTTTTTACAATAAAACCTCTCTAAAATAGTGTGGATGGGACTACTATACAAGCAAATAGGAAATATATTAATGGATTATACATGCACAGGTTTCATGAGCTTCTGTATCTGCATTGTCTATGTACTTATGAAATTAATGGCATAATTATATAGAACTCCCTTGACAAGTGTATTTCATTTGGTTTATGTGCCTTCCAATTTTTGTATAGTCATAAGTTTAGATAATTGAAAAGCATTATATTGGTGAGGTTAACTCGGTGAGTATACAGAAGTTTAGGAGTAATCTCTTGTCATTTGTGGAAGCATTCTCTTACGAAAGTTTGAGTATCTGTACTCAAATTGGCACACTTACCAGCATAGATGTATCAAAAAAAACCTAAATCAAGTAGATTTATCATGTTGCTAagttttgttttggtttttttaatttgaaggTCTCTTGTTTGCTTAGCCCACAATCTGGTG
This genomic window contains:
- the LOC108192902 gene encoding mitochondrial outer membrane import complex protein METAXIN isoform X1; protein product: MDEQEGKMLTLVARKACFGLPTACPSCLPVYVFLKFTGIPFLFNYNLAYPDSVQIPYVETGECYVAYNNENGGVIDTLKQDGIADLDSGLDAIPEWISMKAMITSWLADAVMYELWMGSDGTSARKIYYSDLPWPISKFLYYKQVTIAKQLLGITKENADQREKEIYRKATKAYEALSARLGEDLYFFESRPTSLDALLLGHVLFTLHALPETSDLRSKLLSHTNLVKSADCFMSNYVNTSNSTSGLQSGDPLSSGSEFQSYQSTSKFGGGSSNWRSNPRSKPKREKTEEEKTFRRRAKYFLVTQLAAVLIFLSLIGGSENVDMELDNDDDGSIYG
- the LOC108228065 gene encoding 18S rRNA (guanine-N(7))-methyltransferase RID2; the protein is MSRPELQAPPEIFYDDTEARKYTSSSRIMEIQAQLSERAIELLALPDDDVPRLLLDIGCGSGLSGETLSEYGHQWIGLDISESMLNIAREREVEGDLILGDMGQGLGLRPGVIDGAISISAVQWLCNADKSSHEPRLRLKAFFGCLYRCLARGARAVLQVYPENIAQRELILSFAMRAGFAGGVVVDYPHSSKSRKEYLVLTCGPPSLSSATPKAKGEDGESCSEDDSSADEENPTVCISDRHRPRKKQKVNKKGKGRNWVLKKKEQMRKKGNVVPPDTKYTARKRKARF
- the LOC108192902 gene encoding mitochondrial outer membrane import complex protein METAXIN isoform X2, which translates into the protein MDEQEGKMLTLVARKACFGLPTACPSCLPVYVFLKFTGIPFLFNYNLAYPDSVQIPYVETGECYVAYNNENGGVIDTLKQDGIADLDSGLDAIPEWISMKAMITSWLADAVMYELWMGSDGTSARKIYYSDLPWPISKFLYYKQVTIAKQLLGITKENADQREKEIYRKATKAYEALSARLGEDLYFFESRPTSLDALLLGHVLFTLHALPVQILGANQRGKRQRKRKLLEEGRNISWLPSLLLFLFSSLLLVVQKTLIWSLTMMMMVQSMDKHY